One Hypomesus transpacificus isolate Combined female chromosome 6, fHypTra1, whole genome shotgun sequence DNA segment encodes these proteins:
- the LOC124468850 gene encoding ankyrin repeat and SOCS box protein 2-like isoform X2, producing MRRTCESIMAVAGMYIQDRAGLTANLNDYSLYSDLSDDELMQLAIERSLTENHILTSADQRQPAVQNQPNRCVRLNSETKYSYYFDTNRPPPDYEPENNVMLTPSSANPSPSLPLDYSPLMSLIKHGQMKTLKEITISNPGVFIKPFTDGWVALHEAAYYGQEECLNLFLDVNPEVVNQRSLTGQTPLYLACSSTHMACVRCLLLRGADPNIPNMQRETPLYRACANASEKIVEILLSFGATVNKGVQYEQTPLHEAARLGHQKICRKLLKAGAKIDGSDVNGIKPFFTAAQNGQTDILTFLIENGADKNSQANDGATALYEASKNGCEETVKLLLGLRADANKETKSGILPIHIATRRGRPSIVQMLICATAMTKVKECGISPLHIAAEYNQDDMLEMLIEADFDVNFQLSVDQSKMYQDRRTTALYFSVYNCNVEAATMLLEAGANPNLDTVNPLFVAVRQGPIELFHLLVEHGANVNAHNPTQPSTFPFVLVFCMKYLSILKYLLTSGCDAVSCFDCMYGSRPHPPVQVTQSVYDSHSTNGSPKRYFQFCDAISEPSVHPWTKEVLSILLDYVGHVQLCSRLQEHLDSCGDWSDVKDKTMSPRPLMHLSRMMIRQLMGAQRLKHINSLPLPKSLIKFLNYDIKNH from the exons ATGAGGAGAACATGTGA ATCTATCATGGCTGTAGCCGGAATGTACATACAGGACCGGGCAGGCCTCACAGCAAACCTCAACGACTACAGTCTCTACAGCGATCTATCTGATGATGAGCTGATGCAGCTGGCTATTGAACGCAGCCTCACTGAAAATCACATTTTGACCAGTGCTGACCAGAGGCAACCCGCTGTCCAGAATCAGCCAAACCGTTGTGTTCGACTAAACAGTGAAACGAAATACAGTTACTACTTTGATACGAACAGGCCACCACCAGATTATGAACCAGAAAACAATGTGATGTTAACCCCATCGTCTGCAAACCCCAGCCCATCACTTCCTCT AGACTACAGTCCTCTTATGTCACTGATCAAACATGGACAGATGAAGACTCTGAAAGAGATAACAATAAGCAACCCCGGTGTTTTCATCAAACCATTCACTGACGGTTGGGTTGCACTTCACGAGGCTGCCTATTATGGTCAAGAGGAATGTCTCAATCTCTTTTTAGATG TCAATCCTGAGGTGGTGAACCAGCGCAGTCTGACTGGACAGACGCCCCTTTACCTGGCCTGTTCTTCTACCCACATGGCCTGCGTCAGGTGCCTTCTGCTGCGAGGAGCCGATCCAAACATCCCCAACATGCAGCGTGAAACTCCCCTCTACAGAG CATGTGCGAACGCAAGTGAGAAGATTGTGGAGATCCTTCTCAGTTTCGGGGCCACGGTGAACAAGGGAGTTCAGTATGAACAAACACCTCTTCATGAGGCGGCCAGGTTGGGCCATCAGAAGATATGTAGGAAGCTGCTGAAGGCTGGTGCCAAGATTGATGGATCTGATGTGAACGGGATCAAACCTTTCTTTACTGCAGCCCAGAATGGCCAAACGGACATCTTAACCTTTCTGATAGAAAATG GTGCTGACAAGAACTCCCAGGCAAACGATGGGGCCACAGCCCTTTACGAAGCTTCAAAGAATGGTTGTGAGGAAACTGTGAAGCTGCTTCTGGGTCTGAGAGCCGATGCAAATAAAGAAACCAAGTCTGGCATTTTGCCCATTCACATCGCTACCCGGAGAGGACGTCCAAG TATCGTGCAAATGCTGATCTGTGCCACGGCCATGACCAAAGTTAAGGAATGTGGCATTAGCCCCCTGCACATCGCAGCCGAATACAACCAGGACGACATGCTGGAGATGCTGATAGAGGCTGACTTTGACGTGAACTTTCAGTTGTCGGTGGATCAGTCCAAGATGTATCAGGACAGGCGCACGACAGCCCTTTATTTCTCAGTCTACAACTGCAACGTAGAGGCGGCCACCATGCTTCTGGAGGCGGGAGCTAACCCAAACCTGGACACGGTCAACCCGCTTTTCGTTGCGGTTCGGCAGGGTCCCATCGAACTGTTTCATCTACTGGTGGAGCACGGCGCTAACGTCAATGCACACAACCCCACTCAACCGTCCACTTTCCCCTTCGTGTTGGTGTTCTGTATGAAGTACCTGTCGATACTCAAGTATTTGTTGACCAGTGGCTGTGATGCCGTATCCTGCTTCGACTGCATGTATGGGAGCAGGCCACACCCGCCAGTTCAAGTAACGCAGAGCGTCTATGACAGCCACAGCACCAATGGGTCGCCTAAACGTTATTTCCAG TTCTGCGATGCCATCTCTGAGCCGTCTGTGCACCCCTGGACGAAAGAAGTCCTATCTATCCTCCTGGATTATGTGGGTCATGTACAACTGTGCTCCCGACTGCAGGAGCATCTCGATAGTTGCGGTGACTGGTCTGATGTTAAGGACAAAACAA TGTCACCACGTCCATTGATGCACCTTTCTAGGATGATGATTCGACAGTTAATGGGAGCCCAAAGACTGAAGCACATCAACTCTTTGCCTCTTCCAAAAAGTCTAATCAAGTTTCTTAACTATGACATAAAAAATCATTAG
- the LOC124468850 gene encoding ankyrin repeat and SOCS box protein 2-like isoform X1, which produces MFLSPSVTQAKLERARTVKDVLNLSLPHTSTRIVFYSCQGCLTAHEENISIMAVAGMYIQDRAGLTANLNDYSLYSDLSDDELMQLAIERSLTENHILTSADQRQPAVQNQPNRCVRLNSETKYSYYFDTNRPPPDYEPENNVMLTPSSANPSPSLPLDYSPLMSLIKHGQMKTLKEITISNPGVFIKPFTDGWVALHEAAYYGQEECLNLFLDVNPEVVNQRSLTGQTPLYLACSSTHMACVRCLLLRGADPNIPNMQRETPLYRACANASEKIVEILLSFGATVNKGVQYEQTPLHEAARLGHQKICRKLLKAGAKIDGSDVNGIKPFFTAAQNGQTDILTFLIENGADKNSQANDGATALYEASKNGCEETVKLLLGLRADANKETKSGILPIHIATRRGRPSIVQMLICATAMTKVKECGISPLHIAAEYNQDDMLEMLIEADFDVNFQLSVDQSKMYQDRRTTALYFSVYNCNVEAATMLLEAGANPNLDTVNPLFVAVRQGPIELFHLLVEHGANVNAHNPTQPSTFPFVLVFCMKYLSILKYLLTSGCDAVSCFDCMYGSRPHPPVQVTQSVYDSHSTNGSPKRYFQFCDAISEPSVHPWTKEVLSILLDYVGHVQLCSRLQEHLDSCGDWSDVKDKTMSPRPLMHLSRMMIRQLMGAQRLKHINSLPLPKSLIKFLNYDIKNH; this is translated from the exons ATGTTCCTTTCACCAAGCGTGACACAAGCAAAACTAG AAAGAGCACGCACGGTCAAGGACGTTTTAAATCTTTCATTACCTCACACCTCTACAAGGATTGTATTCTACTCATGCCAAGGTTGTTTGACTGCACATGAGGAGAACAT ATCTATCATGGCTGTAGCCGGAATGTACATACAGGACCGGGCAGGCCTCACAGCAAACCTCAACGACTACAGTCTCTACAGCGATCTATCTGATGATGAGCTGATGCAGCTGGCTATTGAACGCAGCCTCACTGAAAATCACATTTTGACCAGTGCTGACCAGAGGCAACCCGCTGTCCAGAATCAGCCAAACCGTTGTGTTCGACTAAACAGTGAAACGAAATACAGTTACTACTTTGATACGAACAGGCCACCACCAGATTATGAACCAGAAAACAATGTGATGTTAACCCCATCGTCTGCAAACCCCAGCCCATCACTTCCTCT AGACTACAGTCCTCTTATGTCACTGATCAAACATGGACAGATGAAGACTCTGAAAGAGATAACAATAAGCAACCCCGGTGTTTTCATCAAACCATTCACTGACGGTTGGGTTGCACTTCACGAGGCTGCCTATTATGGTCAAGAGGAATGTCTCAATCTCTTTTTAGATG TCAATCCTGAGGTGGTGAACCAGCGCAGTCTGACTGGACAGACGCCCCTTTACCTGGCCTGTTCTTCTACCCACATGGCCTGCGTCAGGTGCCTTCTGCTGCGAGGAGCCGATCCAAACATCCCCAACATGCAGCGTGAAACTCCCCTCTACAGAG CATGTGCGAACGCAAGTGAGAAGATTGTGGAGATCCTTCTCAGTTTCGGGGCCACGGTGAACAAGGGAGTTCAGTATGAACAAACACCTCTTCATGAGGCGGCCAGGTTGGGCCATCAGAAGATATGTAGGAAGCTGCTGAAGGCTGGTGCCAAGATTGATGGATCTGATGTGAACGGGATCAAACCTTTCTTTACTGCAGCCCAGAATGGCCAAACGGACATCTTAACCTTTCTGATAGAAAATG GTGCTGACAAGAACTCCCAGGCAAACGATGGGGCCACAGCCCTTTACGAAGCTTCAAAGAATGGTTGTGAGGAAACTGTGAAGCTGCTTCTGGGTCTGAGAGCCGATGCAAATAAAGAAACCAAGTCTGGCATTTTGCCCATTCACATCGCTACCCGGAGAGGACGTCCAAG TATCGTGCAAATGCTGATCTGTGCCACGGCCATGACCAAAGTTAAGGAATGTGGCATTAGCCCCCTGCACATCGCAGCCGAATACAACCAGGACGACATGCTGGAGATGCTGATAGAGGCTGACTTTGACGTGAACTTTCAGTTGTCGGTGGATCAGTCCAAGATGTATCAGGACAGGCGCACGACAGCCCTTTATTTCTCAGTCTACAACTGCAACGTAGAGGCGGCCACCATGCTTCTGGAGGCGGGAGCTAACCCAAACCTGGACACGGTCAACCCGCTTTTCGTTGCGGTTCGGCAGGGTCCCATCGAACTGTTTCATCTACTGGTGGAGCACGGCGCTAACGTCAATGCACACAACCCCACTCAACCGTCCACTTTCCCCTTCGTGTTGGTGTTCTGTATGAAGTACCTGTCGATACTCAAGTATTTGTTGACCAGTGGCTGTGATGCCGTATCCTGCTTCGACTGCATGTATGGGAGCAGGCCACACCCGCCAGTTCAAGTAACGCAGAGCGTCTATGACAGCCACAGCACCAATGGGTCGCCTAAACGTTATTTCCAG TTCTGCGATGCCATCTCTGAGCCGTCTGTGCACCCCTGGACGAAAGAAGTCCTATCTATCCTCCTGGATTATGTGGGTCATGTACAACTGTGCTCCCGACTGCAGGAGCATCTCGATAGTTGCGGTGACTGGTCTGATGTTAAGGACAAAACAA TGTCACCACGTCCATTGATGCACCTTTCTAGGATGATGATTCGACAGTTAATGGGAGCCCAAAGACTGAAGCACATCAACTCTTTGCCTCTTCCAAAAAGTCTAATCAAGTTTCTTAACTATGACATAAAAAATCATTAG